The sequence below is a genomic window from Acanthochromis polyacanthus isolate Apoly-LR-REF ecotype Palm Island chromosome 14, KAUST_Apoly_ChrSc, whole genome shotgun sequence.
atacagacacacaatcacactcacattcacacctacggacaatttagaatagtgtatttttggactgtgggaggaagctgaagtacccggagaaaacccacgcatgcacagggagaacatgcaaactccatgcagaaagatcccaggcccaccctgggatttgaactgggacattcttgctgcaaggcaaaagtgctaaccaccacagCACTGCCTATGAAGACATTGAAGAGAATTTGATCCAGTCCGTAGTATACACCAACCCAATAGCATCAATGAAGAAAACTTCTGGGCGACTGAGCAACCTCTAAATATTAATGTATTCTTCTATAACTTTGCAAGTCCCATTTTTTTAGTTGATTGGAGCATTTTTAGGGGGGTCAGACGATAAAATTTCCAAATAAGGACCACCTTACtgtccaacatgcggcctgTGGGCTGAAAcgggtcctccagagggtccaatccgaccCTCAGTGTAAACAGTGTAAAagttccagagaagacattaactgcagattgtaaattagtaaaactataaatttagaataatttctaCACCATcacaagttgttctgatcataaagtaaaatactagatttttctttcattttttttgtctcatttttgtagtgatttgtcttgtttttgttgttttagtctgacttttgtcatgtgtttttattttgtgtttcctttttgtctcacttggtttttgtcttatttttgtcattctgtgttttgctttatttgctgtttcatgtgtcgttttgtcattttgtgttttttgtctcacttgtgttgtccatgtttttcttgctttgaaaCTGTTTTGTCTAATTGTCtccattgttgttttgtttcatgttgtttgtctcattttctgtcattttgtgtttccttttggtctCGCTTGCATCATTtgtctattgttttgtcactttgtttcttgcttttgtcatattgtgtctcattttttaatattttgtcttgtttttgctgttttttgtctttttgtttgacttgttgcttgtctcatgcttttgttactttctgtttcctttttgttctcCCACCTGTAGTGTAGTTTGCTGATACCTGTCTTTTGATCGATCTTTCTTATGTTTTCTTTCAGGTAGACGATGGCCCCCGCAACTATGTCCAACTTCCAGCGTCTCGTCAGAGCCTTCAACGCTTACATCAAAGCTAAGCATCATCGCCAGTTTGTGGGTCTTGACCCAAAAATCCCAACGCCGATGCGATTCAGAAGGATAGAACAGCATCTGATGAAGGCGGTCCAACCGGCGGCGGGAAGTCCTGCGGTGGACGCTCTGAGGGAGGGGAACGCCAAGAACTGGACTGTTACGACCATCCAGATCCTGCAGGAGCACTACGACCAGATCCTGAAAGACCTGCCGTCTGTCGTGGCCCCTCTAGTGGCCGGAGAGGACTGGGAGACGGCCCTGGTGGTGGCCGTCCGCTGGGTCCAACGAGACCTCAGGAGGATCAGACGGAATGTCGTGGACAAGGCGGTGGCCGACATCAGGGAGATCGTGATCAGAGTGTTGGCGGATTCAGGAGTCCAGGTAGCTCGACCGGCCCGGTCTACCGTGAAAGAGTCCAGCGCCGTGGAGCCGGACCTGGAGCCGGTCCAACAAGCAAAGAAGCTGAAACTGGACCAGGATCAGAAACCTGAGGTAGGAGCAGAGGAAGCACTGAATGAAGTCATTCTCAGGGTGGTGGTTAGTACCAGAGCTGTAGATCCAGAAACTATCACAAAAGAAGGGTTTTATCTTGAATtaccctcaggattaataaaaaaggtatccatccatccaatcagtccatccatccattaatcaatccatcaatcatctaTCAAgacatctatcatccatccatccatccatccatccagatgAACCCGATAGAACAGATCCAGGAAGTATAGTAGGGGTTGTGGAGGTCTTTCCTGTTTGTGCAGGTCTCTAATCTGATAGATAAAAATGTTCTATTGGACCCCTACAGCGTTCTGTACTGTtacatttttcttccatttttccaGCGTGCTACAACAAAATACACTGTTTTAATTCTGACATGCTTTATTGGGACATTTTAACACAGAGACTAACATTTTTGGCAACAGATTGCACTAACATCTAATTTTTAACACATGCTATGACATT
It includes:
- the LOC110965804 gene encoding uncharacterized protein LOC110965804 isoform X1; protein product: MAPATMSNFQRLVRAFNAYIKAKHHRQFVGLDPKIPTPMRFRRIEQHLMKAVQPAAGSPAVDALREGNAKNWTVTTIQILQEHYDQILKDLPSVVAPLVAGEDWETALVVAVRWVQRDLRRIRRNVVDKAVADIREIVIRVLADSGVQVARPARSTVKESSAVEPDLEPVQQAKKLKLDQDQKPEAPPTFKSEAPPTFKSEAPPTFKSEAPPTFKSEAPPTFKSEAPPTFKSEAPPTFKSEAPPTFKSEAPPTFKSEAPSTFKSEAPPTFKTGPLHSCCSSHLNS
- the LOC110965804 gene encoding DNA ligase 1-like isoform X2 produces the protein MAPATMSNFQRLVRAFNAYIKAKHHRQFVGLDPKIPTPMRFRRIEQHLMKAVQPAAGSPAVDALREGNAKNWTVTTIQILQEHYDQILKDLPSVVAPLVAGEDWETALVVAVRWVQRDLRRIRRNVVDKAVADIREIVIRVLADSGVQVARPARSTVKESSAVEPDLEPVQQAKKLKLDQDQKPEAPPTFKSEAPPTFKSEAPPTFKSEAPPTFKSEAPPTFKSEAPPTFKSEAPPTFKSEAPPTFKSEAPSTFKSEAPPTFKTGPLHSCCSSHLNS
- the LOC110965804 gene encoding uncharacterized protein LOC110965804 isoform X3 gives rise to the protein MAPATMSNFQRLVRAFNAYIKAKHHRQFVGLDPKIPTPMRFRRIEQHLMKAVQPAAGSPAVDALREGNAKNWTVTTIQILQEHYDQILKDLPSVVAPLVAGEDWETALVVAVRWVQRDLRRIRRNVVDKAVADIREIVIRVLADSGVQVARPARSTVKESSAVEPDLEPVQQAKKLKLDQDQKPEAPSTFKSEAPPTFKSEAPPTFKSEAPSTFKSEAPPTFKSEAPPTFKSEAPPTFMP